In a genomic window of uncultured Flavobacterium sp.:
- the porU gene encoding type IX secretion system sortase PorU, whose amino-acid sequence MKQALILYFFLIPFISFSQINGSFTLDWQNKKEMSFGDSKTTIPFFTGSSFRYDTTKKNITLLLNLNETGASGTNSVQITNVIYESMSIADLGDLVKENIPEKPNETLKTTTSRDRKQTFLFLYPIIKEGNNYKRIKSFSYSFNNTTSKRSNTSSFQKSAAIYNSVLASGDWYRFYIEKSGVYRISKSFLQSLGFDAGKVDPRRIKIYGNGGRMLPLANNIYYPEDLIENAIQIAGESDGVFNNEDYILFYAEGVNNWNSESRTNLNLYDSKSYYYITITGGDGKRIPSLNQPTAGSTLELNTFDDYQYHEIDQTNIVHLGRQWLGESFDINQEQEFEFNFPNLETSVPVKIQLNAVSAAYTPTSFAVSANGQNIGTLNFKALSASSETKYDTLISPFKNTFTGTDNIKIKLSYNNNGVPGSKGYLDYINLIAKRKLTGIGKQFKFQYDLAGSVAGVVNYTITNAQGISQIWDITDLYNVSKIENPNQATFSFKANLGEIRNYIAIDASDYFTPLKESQSKITNQNLKGTIFRNLQNSFQDIDYVIITPKSLTTQAEKLASFHRTYSNLNVKVIALENIYQEFSSGKQDIAAIRNCIRYIYDNASSPDKKIKYLNLFGDASFDYKNRIPNNNNIVPIYQSPVSNTTGEASFASDDFFGLMDSDEGLIQEPFGGIDIAVGRMLVSDNAQAQEMVNKVLEYHDTKSYGNWRNNFVLIADDSDQSSDASIQSHQNNLADLIATEKPFFNIEKILLDSYTQEASAGGSRYPKARTDFFNAFEKGALVFNYLGHGGEDGLASERIWEKTDGQNLNNQYKYPLFITITCEFSRFDDPTRPTAGEYTFWNPKGGAISMLTTIRAIGQFNGERFNDSLSKNLLSYGSNQYATIAESLRISKNENPSSSSNVVFYIGDPALMLAIAKPKINLTKVNDVVISQPIPDFKSLAKIKITGEITDENNAILSNYNGELSTAIFDKLITTSTLNNDGYSPAMSFKTLGETIFRGNASVTNGQFEFSFVVPRDIRIPVDNGRISFYSKKTGALENQSGYNNIIKIGGINENAPQDNISPKVKLYMNDETFVSGGITNESPFLLAFLEDENGINTASGIGHDIVAILDGDVSNPYILNDYYQTKLDDYTNGNLRFPLRNLTPGLHTISFTAWDVYNNPVTSEIQFTVVGDDSLTLTHVLNYPNPFSTYTQFWFSHNRPYEPLEVQVQVMTITGKVVWTKNQIITTEGFLSREITWDGKDDFGDRIGKGVYIYKLTVKSNLTNKKAEKYEKLVIL is encoded by the coding sequence ATGAAACAAGCCTTAATCTTATACTTCTTTTTGATTCCATTTATCTCATTTTCCCAGATAAATGGCAGCTTCACACTAGATTGGCAAAATAAAAAAGAGATGAGTTTTGGGGATTCAAAAACAACTATCCCTTTCTTTACCGGAAGCAGTTTTCGCTATGACACTACAAAAAAAAACATAACATTGCTGCTAAATCTGAATGAAACGGGAGCGTCAGGCACTAATTCTGTTCAAATAACCAATGTCATTTACGAATCAATGTCAATTGCAGACTTAGGAGATCTTGTAAAGGAAAACATACCTGAGAAACCAAATGAAACGCTAAAAACAACTACATCAAGAGATCGAAAGCAAACTTTTCTATTTCTCTACCCAATTATAAAGGAAGGAAATAACTACAAACGAATAAAATCATTCTCTTATTCCTTCAATAATACAACATCAAAAAGAAGCAACACATCTTCTTTTCAAAAATCTGCAGCAATCTATAATTCCGTTTTAGCGAGCGGAGATTGGTATCGTTTTTACATTGAGAAATCAGGAGTTTACAGAATATCAAAGTCTTTTTTGCAAAGTTTAGGATTTGACGCAGGCAAAGTAGATCCAAGAAGAATCAAAATTTATGGAAACGGCGGAAGAATGCTTCCTTTAGCCAATAACATTTATTATCCGGAAGATTTAATCGAAAATGCTATTCAGATCGCTGGAGAAAGTGACGGCGTTTTCAATAACGAAGATTATATTCTTTTTTATGCCGAAGGAGTTAACAACTGGAATTCTGAAAGCCGAACCAATCTTAATCTATACGACTCAAAATCTTATTATTATATCACAATTACCGGAGGCGACGGAAAACGAATTCCGTCTTTAAACCAACCAACAGCAGGCAGCACACTTGAGCTTAACACGTTTGATGACTATCAATACCACGAAATCGATCAAACAAACATTGTTCATTTGGGCCGACAATGGCTTGGAGAATCATTCGATATTAATCAAGAACAAGAATTTGAATTCAATTTTCCTAATCTTGAAACTTCTGTCCCTGTAAAAATCCAACTCAATGCAGTTTCAGCGGCCTACACTCCTACTTCATTTGCTGTTTCTGCAAACGGACAAAATATTGGCACCCTAAATTTCAAAGCATTATCAGCAAGCTCTGAAACCAAATACGATACCTTAATATCTCCTTTTAAAAATACATTTACCGGAACTGACAATATAAAGATCAAACTTAGCTACAATAATAATGGCGTTCCGGGATCTAAAGGATATCTTGACTACATTAATTTAATAGCAAAAAGAAAATTAACCGGAATTGGAAAGCAATTTAAATTCCAATATGATTTAGCAGGTTCTGTTGCCGGAGTTGTAAACTATACTATTACAAACGCTCAGGGCATTTCTCAAATTTGGGATATTACAGACCTATATAATGTATCAAAAATCGAAAACCCAAATCAAGCTACTTTTAGCTTTAAAGCAAATTTGGGAGAAATTAGAAATTATATTGCAATCGATGCTTCTGATTATTTTACTCCTTTAAAAGAAAGCCAGTCAAAAATTACCAATCAAAATTTAAAAGGAACAATATTCAGAAATCTTCAGAACAGCTTTCAGGATATCGATTATGTAATTATTACTCCAAAATCCCTAACTACTCAAGCAGAGAAATTAGCCAGTTTCCATCGAACATATTCCAACTTAAATGTAAAAGTAATTGCATTAGAAAACATCTATCAGGAATTTTCTTCGGGCAAACAAGATATTGCTGCGATTAGAAATTGCATTCGATACATTTATGACAATGCTTCTTCTCCAGACAAAAAAATAAAATATCTAAATTTATTTGGAGACGCTTCATTTGATTATAAAAACAGAATTCCGAACAATAATAATATTGTACCTATATATCAATCGCCAGTAAGTAATACGACCGGAGAAGCTTCTTTTGCTTCAGATGACTTTTTTGGCCTTATGGATTCTGATGAAGGACTTATCCAGGAACCTTTTGGTGGAATTGATATTGCGGTTGGTAGAATGTTAGTTTCAGATAATGCTCAGGCTCAGGAAATGGTCAATAAAGTTTTAGAATATCACGACACTAAATCTTATGGAAATTGGAGAAACAATTTTGTTTTAATCGCCGATGATTCTGATCAAAGCTCAGACGCGTCAATACAATCTCATCAAAATAATCTTGCCGATCTTATTGCTACCGAAAAACCATTCTTTAATATCGAAAAAATACTTCTCGATTCTTATACACAAGAAGCTTCTGCCGGAGGATCAAGATATCCAAAAGCGAGAACAGATTTCTTTAATGCTTTCGAAAAAGGCGCTTTAGTTTTTAATTATCTGGGACATGGTGGCGAAGATGGTTTGGCAAGCGAACGAATCTGGGAAAAAACAGATGGTCAAAACTTAAACAATCAATACAAATATCCATTATTCATAACCATTACCTGTGAATTTTCACGATTTGACGATCCAACAAGACCAACAGCGGGCGAATATACTTTTTGGAATCCAAAAGGAGGCGCAATTTCAATGTTAACAACAATTCGCGCTATTGGACAATTTAATGGCGAAAGATTCAATGACAGCTTAAGCAAAAATTTACTTTCGTACGGATCAAACCAATACGCGACTATTGCCGAATCGCTAAGAATTTCGAAAAACGAAAACCCAAGTTCTTCCAGTAATGTTGTTTTTTATATTGGAGATCCGGCTTTAATGTTGGCGATTGCAAAACCAAAAATAAATTTAACAAAAGTAAATGATGTTGTGATTTCTCAACCCATTCCAGACTTTAAATCTTTGGCAAAAATTAAAATTACTGGAGAAATTACAGACGAAAATAATGCCATTTTAAGCAATTATAACGGAGAATTATCAACTGCAATTTTCGACAAATTAATTACAACTTCCACCTTAAACAATGATGGATATAGCCCTGCAATGTCATTCAAAACCCTTGGAGAAACTATCTTTAGAGGAAATGCTTCGGTAACAAATGGTCAGTTCGAATTTAGTTTTGTTGTACCAAGAGATATTCGAATTCCGGTTGATAATGGAAGAATTAGTTTTTATTCGAAGAAAACCGGAGCATTAGAAAACCAATCAGGCTACAATAATATCATTAAAATAGGAGGAATAAATGAAAATGCACCTCAGGACAATATAAGTCCAAAAGTTAAGTTATATATGAACGATGAAACTTTTGTATCGGGTGGAATAACAAACGAATCGCCTTTTTTATTGGCTTTTCTAGAAGATGAAAACGGAATAAATACAGCAAGCGGAATCGGGCATGATATTGTAGCAATTTTAGATGGAGACGTCAGTAATCCCTACATTTTGAACGATTATTATCAGACAAAATTAGACGATTATACGAATGGTAATTTACGTTTTCCGTTAAGAAATTTAACTCCGGGATTACACACTATAAGCTTTACCGCATGGGATGTTTATAATAATCCGGTAACGAGCGAAATACAATTTACAGTAGTCGGTGACGACTCACTAACACTAACACACGTTCTTAATTATCCAAATCCTTTTTCGACTTACACTCAATTCTGGTTCTCGCACAATAGACCTTATGAACCCTTAGAAGTTCAGGTTCAAGTGATGACTATTACCGGAAAAGTAGTTTGGACGAAAAACCAAATCATTACAACAGAAGGCTTCTTATCTAGAGAAATAACATGGGACGGAAAAGATGATTTTGGCGACCGAATAGGAAAAGGTGTTTATATTTATAAACTTACAGTTAAATCGAATTTAACAAATAAAAAAGCAGAAAAATACGAAAAGCTTGTCATTCTATAA
- the gldJ gene encoding gliding motility lipoprotein GldJ — MKVNKIVALQLMMSMVLMLGTASCSKKSSSSHASRATGWDVDSQNGTAARNAGKKQQAGPGLVFVEGGTFTMGKVQDDVMHDWNNTPTQQHVQSFYMDETEVTNGMYLEYLEWLKKVFPPTEENYKNIYEGASPDTLVWRNRLGYNETMTNNYLRHPSYANYPVVGVNWIQAVEFAKWRTDRVNEAVLEKNGYLQKGAKTNDVTGDNAFNTEAYLMSPSTARGGSEEIVLKKNPGGRKPRAGKDGVVPEAKNVYAQRSSGVILPEYRLPTEAEWEYAAAADVGQREYNIYKGQKKYPWSGDYTRSSKRKNKGDQLANFKQGNGDYGGIAGWSDDGADITNAVKSYAANDFGLYDMAGNVAEWVADVYRPIIDNEANDFNYFRGNQYAKNKIGKDGKIEIITKDNIQYKTLSNGKKVATNLPGEIAQVPVDENETYLRTNFSTSDNINYRDGDKQSSRYFDFGDSESGPKADQTMYNSPKHNITTDSLGQMVRKYDNSSKRTTLIDDNVRVYKGGSWRDRAYWLDPAQRRYFPQDMATDYIGFRCAMSRVGAKSEKRKSPRN, encoded by the coding sequence ATGAAAGTAAACAAAATTGTAGCCCTGCAATTAATGATGTCAATGGTATTGATGTTAGGCACGGCTAGTTGTAGCAAAAAATCGAGTTCCAGTCACGCTTCCAGAGCAACAGGTTGGGATGTAGATAGTCAGAATGGAACGGCTGCTAGAAATGCAGGAAAAAAACAACAGGCTGGTCCTGGTTTAGTTTTTGTTGAAGGAGGTACATTTACAATGGGTAAAGTACAGGATGATGTTATGCACGATTGGAATAACACACCTACTCAACAACACGTTCAGTCATTCTATATGGATGAAACTGAAGTTACGAATGGTATGTACTTAGAATACCTGGAGTGGTTAAAGAAAGTTTTCCCTCCAACAGAAGAAAATTACAAAAACATTTACGAAGGAGCATCGCCAGATACATTGGTGTGGAGAAATCGTTTAGGATATAACGAAACGATGACTAACAACTACTTAAGACATCCTTCTTATGCTAACTATCCTGTAGTTGGTGTAAACTGGATTCAAGCTGTTGAATTTGCTAAATGGAGAACAGACCGTGTTAATGAGGCTGTTCTTGAGAAAAACGGATATCTTCAAAAAGGTGCTAAAACAAATGATGTTACCGGAGATAATGCATTTAATACTGAGGCTTATTTAATGTCTCCAAGTACTGCACGTGGTGGTAGTGAAGAAATCGTATTAAAGAAAAATCCAGGTGGAAGAAAACCAAGAGCTGGAAAAGATGGTGTAGTTCCTGAAGCTAAAAATGTGTACGCACAACGTTCTTCTGGAGTTATTTTGCCAGAGTACAGACTTCCTACTGAAGCAGAATGGGAATATGCAGCTGCAGCAGATGTTGGACAAAGAGAATACAATATATATAAAGGACAAAAGAAATATCCTTGGTCTGGAGATTATACACGTTCATCTAAACGTAAAAACAAAGGAGATCAATTGGCTAACTTTAAACAAGGAAACGGTGATTACGGTGGAATTGCTGGTTGGTCAGATGATGGTGCAGATATTACAAATGCTGTAAAAAGCTATGCTGCCAATGATTTTGGATTATACGATATGGCTGGAAACGTAGCCGAATGGGTTGCCGATGTTTACAGACCTATTATAGATAATGAAGCAAATGATTTTAACTACTTTAGAGGAAATCAATACGCTAAAAACAAAATTGGTAAAGATGGTAAAATTGAAATTATCACTAAAGATAACATTCAATACAAAACATTAAGTAACGGTAAAAAAGTTGCTACTAATTTACCAGGAGAAATTGCTCAGGTTCCAGTTGATGAAAATGAAACTTACTTAAGAACTAACTTTAGTACAAGTGACAACATCAATTACAGAGATGGTGATAAACAATCTTCAAGATATTTTGACTTTGGAGATTCTGAGTCAGGACCAAAAGCTGATCAGACAATGTACAACTCTCCTAAACATAATATCACTACTGATAGTTTAGGTCAAATGGTTAGAAAATATGACAACTCAAGTAAACGTACTACATTAATCGATGATAATGTAAGAGTTTACAAAGGTGGTTCTTGGAGAGATAGAGCTTATTGGTTAGATCCAGCTCAAAGAAGATATTTCCCTCAGGATATGGCAACTGATTACATCGGATTTAGATGTGCAATGTCAAGAGTAGGTGCAAAATCTGAAAAAAGAAAATCGCCTAGAAACTAG
- the murF gene encoding UDP-N-acetylmuramoyl-tripeptide--D-alanyl-D-alanine ligase — MNIQDIHNLFLQCKSVSIDTRKIEKDSMFFAIKGENFDANTFASKALELGALFVIIDNAAYAIDERTILVENSLETLQELAKFHRSYLKLPIIALTGSNGKTTTKELINVVLSKKFKTKATVGNLNNHIGVPLTLLSFSKETEIGIVEMGANHKKEIEFLCELAQPDYGYITNFGKAHLEGFGGVEGVIQGKSEMYQYLLKNEKLAFVNLEDPIQIEKSKGIETFTFGINKEESNLNIKSVEANPFVVINYENFNVQSHLIGLYNANNINAAVAIGKYFKVDENDVKQAIENYIPENNRSQLLKKGSNQIILDAYNANPSSMAVAITNFLQLENHDKVMILGDMFELGNESHEEHKIIVDSLSNQNNSVCYLIGKYFYENKVSNENIHFFETFDAFAEYLKTIHFDENTILIKGSRGMALERTLEYI; from the coding sequence ATGAATATTCAGGACATTCATAACTTGTTTTTACAATGTAAATCTGTTTCAATTGATACTAGGAAAATTGAAAAAGATTCTATGTTTTTTGCTATAAAAGGAGAGAATTTTGATGCCAATACTTTTGCGTCAAAAGCACTTGAATTGGGAGCTTTGTTTGTTATTATTGACAATGCAGCTTATGCTATAGACGAAAGAACTATTCTGGTTGAAAACAGTTTAGAAACATTGCAGGAATTAGCAAAATTTCATCGTTCTTATTTAAAATTACCAATTATTGCACTGACAGGAAGTAATGGTAAAACGACAACTAAAGAACTTATTAATGTAGTTCTTTCCAAAAAGTTTAAAACAAAAGCTACCGTTGGAAATTTAAACAATCATATTGGAGTTCCACTGACTTTATTGTCTTTTTCGAAAGAAACAGAAATTGGAATTGTTGAAATGGGCGCCAATCATAAAAAAGAGATTGAGTTTTTGTGTGAACTAGCTCAGCCTGATTATGGATATATTACCAATTTTGGAAAAGCACATTTAGAAGGTTTTGGTGGTGTTGAAGGTGTAATACAAGGTAAAAGCGAAATGTATCAATATCTTTTAAAGAATGAGAAACTGGCTTTTGTTAATCTGGAAGATCCAATTCAAATTGAGAAATCTAAAGGAATCGAGACATTTACTTTCGGAATAAATAAAGAGGAATCAAATCTTAATATTAAAAGTGTAGAAGCAAATCCTTTCGTTGTTATTAATTACGAGAATTTTAATGTTCAATCTCATTTAATAGGGCTTTATAATGCTAATAATATCAATGCAGCAGTTGCGATAGGAAAGTATTTTAAAGTTGATGAGAATGACGTAAAACAAGCAATAGAAAACTATATTCCGGAGAATAACAGATCTCAATTGCTGAAAAAAGGATCAAATCAAATTATATTGGATGCATATAATGCTAATCCGAGTAGTATGGCTGTTGCGATTACTAATTTTCTGCAATTAGAAAATCATGACAAAGTCATGATTTTGGGAGATATGTTTGAACTTGGAAATGAAAGTCATGAAGAACACAAAATCATTGTCGATTCATTATCAAATCAAAATAACTCCGTTTGTTATTTGATTGGGAAATACTTTTATGAAAATAAAGTTTCTAACGAAAATATTCACTTCTTCGAAACTTTTGATGCTTTCGCCGAATATTTAAAAACGATTCATTTTGACGAAAATACAATTTTAATAAAAGGTTCGCGTGGCATGGCGCTTGAGCGAACATTAGAATATATTTAA
- a CDS encoding triple tyrosine motif-containing protein: MKLIKSYFYITFFTLFTITFFGQVKNIGLPDVRNYKRNEYKGGTQNWNIGQDKNGNLYFANNNGLLQFDGSSWRKYPLPNLTSVRCLKIDDSGKIYVGGYNEFGYFQPDTKGRLKYTSLAKHVDKRKIKIIDFIWKIHSFNNQTIFQSFARIYIFKNGKLSILEAPKRFQFSFVVNNKLYLQDVEKGILEYKDGKLYTLPNTTSLNNTEIWGMYSIAKNKTLIITLEKGLFVYENNKITPWDTEANNFVKKNNSLGGVTINNSAIVLNSVLDGIIICDYNGKIIQHINRKKGLQNNTVLTSFIDNKNNLWLGLDNGIAFVNESSPFTYFGFSYDISTVYASVIHDGNLYVATNQGVFYHAWNNSFKEDVFKLVEGTTAQSWNVQVVENELICSNNRGALTIKGGRVTNIIDSKGYFGFKKIPNHPGFYIGSNYDGFAIFQKTPSGLVYKNQISGFDKSSNSFELDESYLWLKKDESIYRMSLSNDLVKFATIKKIDHLTPQFKNIGSLQKIDNRIYFQTNNHFYKYSKEQDLFFEDKNLTKLFKNIPIINALSEDSQSNLWYAFNESLGVLMKQNNKYKNIVAPFSNLTGNLVSNYLSVNTIDSKNIFIGLTDGLAHYDSQFLNNFVTKPKAFIRSFSFPGDTIILGNNQNKTENIRIPYSSNHVRFTFSSPTYENLENVEFSYQLEPFDDKWSNWSTISLKEYTNLREGEYTMNVKVRNSYGVQSSPAKLSFTISPPWYRHFLAFMFYFILIVVGIYLISTRIKMKIRKNKYYETIEQRRLYLEKESKIRQEQYDLEKEIEKLKNDKLQIKILAKDKELVNNSLQVVKKNKILNGIIHKLKEIDVEALDDSTKFQVSKLNKSIVKEVNTDKSWKDLEKHIKNVHFEFLKRLKEKYPTISPRELDLSTYLLMNMSTKEIAEIMNISTGGVELARYRLRKKLGLNKKENLIGFLMSI; this comes from the coding sequence ATGAAATTGATAAAATCATATTTTTATATTACTTTTTTTACATTATTCACAATCACCTTTTTTGGGCAAGTAAAAAACATTGGATTGCCTGATGTAAGAAATTACAAGCGAAACGAATATAAAGGTGGTACTCAAAACTGGAATATTGGTCAGGATAAAAACGGAAACTTATATTTTGCTAATAATAATGGGCTTTTACAGTTTGATGGATCATCATGGCGAAAATATCCATTGCCAAATCTAACTTCTGTGAGATGTTTAAAGATTGATGATTCCGGGAAAATATATGTGGGCGGATATAATGAATTTGGTTATTTCCAGCCCGATACTAAAGGTAGACTTAAATACACATCATTAGCCAAACATGTTGATAAGAGGAAAATCAAAATAATTGACTTTATCTGGAAAATCCATTCCTTTAATAATCAGACTATCTTTCAATCTTTTGCCAGAATCTATATATTCAAAAATGGAAAATTATCCATATTAGAAGCCCCTAAACGTTTTCAGTTTTCATTTGTAGTCAATAACAAGCTTTATTTACAAGATGTTGAAAAAGGAATATTGGAATATAAAGACGGGAAACTATACACATTACCCAACACAACCAGCTTAAATAATACGGAGATATGGGGAATGTATTCGATCGCAAAAAACAAAACCTTAATTATAACACTTGAAAAAGGTCTATTTGTTTATGAAAACAATAAAATAACTCCTTGGGATACTGAAGCCAATAATTTTGTTAAGAAGAACAACTCTCTTGGCGGCGTAACAATAAACAACAGTGCTATTGTATTAAACTCGGTTTTGGATGGTATAATAATATGTGATTATAATGGGAAAATAATCCAACACATCAATAGAAAAAAAGGATTGCAGAATAATACCGTTCTAACTTCTTTTATAGACAATAAAAACAATCTTTGGTTAGGTCTTGACAATGGTATTGCATTTGTTAACGAGAGTTCTCCATTTACTTACTTCGGCTTTAGTTATGATATTAGTACCGTATATGCATCCGTAATTCATGACGGAAACTTATATGTTGCCACAAATCAAGGTGTTTTTTACCATGCCTGGAACAATAGTTTTAAAGAAGATGTTTTTAAACTTGTCGAAGGAACTACAGCCCAATCGTGGAATGTTCAGGTCGTAGAAAATGAACTTATTTGCTCAAACAACAGAGGAGCTTTAACCATAAAAGGCGGAAGAGTAACAAATATAATCGATTCAAAAGGTTATTTTGGATTCAAGAAAATACCAAATCATCCCGGCTTTTATATCGGTTCCAATTATGACGGATTTGCTATATTCCAAAAAACACCAAGCGGATTAGTTTACAAAAATCAAATATCAGGATTCGACAAATCATCAAACAGTTTTGAACTTGATGAATCGTATTTATGGCTCAAAAAAGATGAATCTATATATAGAATGTCTCTTAGCAATGATTTAGTGAAATTTGCTACTATCAAAAAAATTGATCACTTAACTCCTCAATTTAAAAACATTGGAAGCCTTCAGAAAATAGACAATCGCATCTATTTTCAAACCAACAATCATTTTTATAAATATTCAAAAGAACAGGATTTATTCTTTGAAGATAAAAACCTAACGAAATTATTCAAAAATATACCTATTATAAACGCATTAAGCGAAGATTCTCAGTCTAATTTGTGGTATGCATTCAATGAATCTTTGGGCGTTTTAATGAAACAAAATAACAAGTATAAAAATATTGTTGCGCCATTTTCAAACCTAACCGGAAACTTAGTTAGCAATTATTTGTCAGTAAACACAATTGATTCCAAGAATATTTTTATTGGATTAACGGATGGATTAGCACATTACGATTCTCAATTTCTGAATAACTTCGTAACAAAACCAAAAGCTTTTATTCGTAGTTTTTCATTTCCCGGAGACACTATTATTTTGGGAAACAATCAAAATAAAACCGAAAACATTCGCATTCCTTATTCGTCAAATCACGTGCGATTTACATTTTCATCTCCAACATATGAGAATCTTGAAAATGTCGAATTCTCGTATCAATTAGAGCCTTTTGATGACAAATGGAGTAATTGGTCTACTATATCACTGAAAGAATACACCAATCTTCGTGAAGGCGAATACACAATGAATGTAAAAGTTAGAAATAGTTATGGTGTACAATCTTCACCGGCAAAACTTTCTTTTACTATTTCTCCGCCTTGGTACAGACATTTCTTAGCTTTCATGTTTTACTTCATATTAATAGTTGTGGGAATCTATTTGATTTCTACGCGAATAAAAATGAAGATCAGAAAGAACAAATATTATGAAACTATAGAACAACGAAGACTTTATCTGGAGAAAGAGTCAAAAATCAGACAGGAACAATATGATCTTGAAAAAGAAATTGAAAAGCTGAAAAATGACAAGCTACAAATAAAAATCTTAGCAAAAGATAAAGAACTGGTGAATAATTCTTTGCAGGTTGTAAAGAAAAACAAAATCCTGAACGGAATCATCCATAAACTAAAAGAAATTGACGTTGAAGCATTAGATGACTCAACTAAATTTCAAGTTAGTAAACTGAATAAAAGCATCGTCAAAGAGGTTAATACAGACAAAAGCTGGAAAGATCTGGAGAAACACATCAAAAACGTGCATTTTGAATTCTTAAAAAGATTAAAAGAAAAATACCCAACGATTTCACCTCGAGAACTCGATTTATCAACTTATTTATTAATGAATATGTCGACGAAAGAAATTGCCGAAATCATGAATATTTCGACCGGAGGTGTTGAATTAGCCAGATATAGATTAAGAAAAAAACTGGGCTTAAATAAAAAAGAAAATCTCATAGGGTTTTTAATGAGCATCTAA